ACGGAGTAAAAAATGATTCAACATTTTCTTCGCATTGGTTTAAAGGATTTTCCGGAGAGAAAACATTAAATTTAACCGGGAATTCTGATGTTGACAAGATCGTGATTGACCATGAATCATATATGCTTGAGCTTCACAGAAAGAACAATACTTATAAAACTACAGGTTTATTTAAAAAAACAGAACCGTTGAGAATCAGGTTATTCGGAATAATTGAAAATCCTGAAAAAACACAGATGAACTTTGTTCCGACTTTCGGGTGGAATAATTATAATAAATATATGTTAGGTGCTGTTTTTTATAATTCGGTGTTGCCTAAAAACAAATTTGAATATCAAATTATGCCGATGTATGCCTTTGGATCACAAGATATTGCAGGTTCCGGTCATTTGGGATATACGTTTTATCCGGATGGTTTTAAAATTCAAAGTTTAAAATTATCAGTTTCAGGTAAACGATATGCCTATGATTCTGAACAGGGCAGTAATTTTCATTCCGGCAAAGCAGAATTTGATCTCCTTTTCAGAAATAAATATGCAAGAAGCAAAGTACAAAACAGGATTGTGTTAAATGCTGTAACTGCAAGTGATCCGGAAGATATTTTTACGGGATCAACAGTCGGACTAAATCAATATTATAATTTAAATTTAACTCACACTAACAACAGAATCTTCTATCCTTACAGCATAGCCCTTAACACACAAATGACTGAAAGTTTTGCAAAAACATCATTAAAAGCAACTTATAAGATCATTTATGCAAAAAAGAAATCAGTAGATTTCAGATTATTTGCCGGAACATTTTTGTATAAAGATGACGATCTTTCAAGCATATATAATTTTAATTTAAGCGGGACAACCGGGATCAATGATTACACATATAATGATGTATTTTTCGGCAGATATGAAGATCCTGCCGGTAATACTTTCATGGGCAATCAATTTATTGCAAATGACGGAGCTTTTGCAACTTATACTCCGTACGGCAGTACAAATGAGTGGTTGACTTCATTAAATATAACGGCATCATTACCTTATTTACCAAATAAAATCCCGTTAAAAGTTTTTTGTAATGTGGCTGTTTTCGGTGAAACACCGGCAATTTCCGATGAGTTTGATTTAGCCGGATTAGCATGGGAAGGCGGTGTTAAAATCTCAATGTTCGGAAATAATCTTGAGATTTTCTTACCGTTACTTATGTCAGAAGAATTAGAGAATACAAATGATGCAATTACAGATAAATATTTGCAAAGAGTTCGTTTTTCTCTTCGTTTAAATAATTTGAATCTGTTTAAGATTATTGATAAGCAGTTTATATAACGCAGCTTTTGCCATTATTGTTTTAAATAAATGGATGGTGTAATATTTCTGATAAACAATAAGCCGTCATATTCTTGATTAATTTTTCTTATAGTTTTTTTCTGTTTCCACAGATAAACTTTTTTGTTATAATCAATGTTAAAATTTTCATTTAAATTAATAAATGAAATCTCATTATTAGTATTACAAATTACAGCTTCTAAACTATTTTTTTTCAGGTTATTCTCATTATGTATATTTTCACCATAGCCCCAAGAACCTTTTAAGCCAAATATTCCGACAGTATATGATTGTTTTTTAATTTTATCTGAAAAATAATACCCCATACTCATATATTCTTTATTGTTCATGACATGTGCGTTATGTGCCCAAATAATTATTTTTTTATCGGGATATAAATTATCTGCAATCCATTCAATGTTTTCTGCCATAAACTTATCTCTCATGTCAATATATTTTTTTGCATCACTTTTTGCAATTTCAATTATATTAATCAGATATTTTTTGTTTAAAATAATTCTTTTAAAAATTTCTCTGTCAATGTTTTTTTTGTATTTATTAATACTATTTTGCAATGTATTATATCTGTCTGTCAATTTTAATGATAAAGATTGATTAAATGCTTTTTTATTTTTATTTAATATTACATTTCTGAAATATTTATTAGTTATTGTATCCAAATTTACAAATTCTGCATAGTCTTTCGGTTTTAAATAATTTTTATAATAAGCATAAAGCAATTGATTTTCAGTTATGTTGCTCTTTCTTATATCAAAACCGGAAAATAACAAAGGAGTTTCTGTTTTTTTAGTTTCTTTAATATATTCAAACAGTTTATAGTTTATTTTTGTATGCCATAAACCAAAGATTGAATTATCTAAAAATTCTTTTGTTGAAAGACTGTCGCAGATCAAATAAGAAGTATTGCAGTTAAAGAAATCACTTTCAAATAATATTACATCAAATCCCATTTCTTTATGCAAGAATTTAATTAATCTTTTTTTTATTTTACTGTATTCTTCTACAAAATGACTACTCTCACCCAATAAAACAAATCTATTATCGCCTATAATCTTTTTAAGAAACTCTAAATCTTTATAATCTTCGCTAAAATCAGTTTGATTTATTTGAATAATTCTATTGCCGAAAGCTTGTTGCAAATCGTTGCTGACAGAA
This sequence is a window from Bacteroidales bacterium. Protein-coding genes within it:
- a CDS encoding erythromycin esterase family protein; the protein is MKTKIILTIILTIIFIVISNFVISQNTIKSCPSVSNDLQQAFGNRIIQINQTDFSEDYKDLEFLKKIIGDNRFVLLGESSHFVEEYSKIKKRLIKFLHKEMGFDVILFESDFFNCNTSYLICDSLSTKEFLDNSIFGLWHTKINYKLFEYIKETKKTETPLLFSGFDIRKSNITENQLLYAYYKNYLKPKDYAEFVNLDTITNKYFRNVILNKNKKAFNQSLSLKLTDRYNTLQNSINKYKKNIDREIFKRIILNKKYLINIIEIAKSDAKKYIDMRDKFMAENIEWIADNLYPDKKIIIWAHNAHVMNNKEYMSMGYYFSDKIKKQSYTVGIFGLKGSWGYGENIHNENNLKKNSLEAVICNTNNEISFINLNENFNIDYNKKVYLWKQKKTIRKINQEYDGLLFIRNITPSIYLKQ